The window ATAAATTGTCTGAAGAAGAAAGAGTTTATATGTCGCTGTATGATAGTCTGGCTTGGACGAACCTTAATCATGTGCTGTGTCGTTTGAAGAGCCCACATAGGATTAGCAAAAGCATGTTGACCTACAGGGGTGTTATTGCAGAGGGAGAAAGCTATAGCTTTGCTTTGTCCCATACGACCAGCACGACCCACACGCTGAAGATAATTAGCAGCTGTAGGAGGAACAGTGTCCATCAGAACCACATCAATGTCACCAATATCAACACCCATTTCCATTGTGGTAGAACAGTGCAGAACATTGACTAATGGGTTCTTTTGGCTAAATGCTTTTGTGTAATCACGCAACAACTTCTTAGATTGTTGGGCAGAATGCTCTGCAGCTATATATATAGGAGTCTTGTGATATGAATACTTATGTCGGTCAGTCCATAAACCGTTAGCCTTCAGGTTCTTGATATTATTATCATTCTTTTCCCATTCTATGACTTCATCATTATCTTTGGGTCTTGAAGGTAAAGATATCTTTGTACCATCGCACTTGTATTTAGCAAATAACTTTTCACAGATAGTACCTACGATCAGTGGGCTATATCCGCAGAAAGTAGTGTCAAGAATCTGATATGTTACAGGACATATCCATCCTTCTTGCAATCTCTTGATTTTACATACATTATTCCCTTCTTTACCTGAGAGGTCGAGAAAATAGCAATCAACGTATTTATCATCAGGATAGAAGCGAGTGTTATTATAGCCTTCGGTGTCGTCAGCTTTTACCTTCGTAAATATCTTCTTCTCAATCAGAGTGTTCCATGCTTCTTGAATAACGGCATCAACAACCCTGACATTAGCTTGAAGTTGGTCTAGTGTATGTATACCTATACCTGCACAAAGAAGAACTACTAGACGAGACTGTTGTTCTGAAACATTTCCACCTTCATTAATCTTCACTGATGGCCAATGTTTGAGCTTTTCTCTTGTATCGTCGGCTGCCGCAATAGGACTACTCAAATTGCTGTCACGAACATATTTCTTCTCATCATCTACTAATGGCTGAATATGGTTATTCAGTCTCATAACATAGTCGATAGCAAGTTTAAGATAGTCTTGCCAGTCTTTATCTTCAATACGAATGTTATTTTTATCGGCATAATCCGCTAAGATTGATGGTACTTTGGCAGTTTTCAATGAAGGATAATCAAGATAAATGAATCCCATTGTTTCTGCATTGGTTTCATAAGCAGGTCGTCTACCTATAATTCCTCTAACTAAAGCAGCCTTGTAAGCTTTCTTGTTTTTTGCACCATCAGTGTTGGACAGATGATCAAACATCGCTTGATTATAAATCTCTTCCGAAAAATCATAAAGAGATACACCATCTGGCGAAGATGGGGCTGTCGCCATAATCGATGCTATTTGTTCAGCTGTTAAGAGTTTCCTTACTGGTTCTGGAATTGCATCTAATGGATTCACCGCTTGTATTTGTGCAAGTCTTTCCAAAATGTTTTCATAACTTTGATTTCGTTCAACATTGATATTAAACGTTTTGGCAGAAATTGCAGTTCCTTGACGGCTATCAGTAAATGCAATATACTTTCCCCAGCTTCTTCCTTCAGGAGCGCATTCACGAAGGAAAACGGGAGAGACAGTTTGGTTGATAAAGTTGATAGGAATTCTAAAGTGTTTTAAATTTAGGCGTTTGCCCTGAGCTAAACGGCCACAACTTGGACAATATGAATGTCCATCATCTTTTCTAACTTCAACCCACTGACCTTCGTTGTCGGAACGTACTTCAAGTACCGTTCCATTAGCACTATGAATTATATCCATTGTGCCAACATGTGCTTTGCTTACAGGATTAAAGAACTTCTCTTTTTCATAAGGCATTAAGAAGAATGTGTCAGGACGACCTGCACTAACCAATTCATCCTCTTCTTCTTGTTCTGGTGAAAGGTCTATAGAGAAATAATCATCTCTATTAGCACCATCTTCACAAGGAAAAATCTTATGGTTCTGTGAATCACTACATCCCATAAGAACAAATCCACCACATCGCTTACATTGTACTATTTCGAGCAGAGGAACGCCACATTCAGGACATACTGATGCTTTATATGTAGTAAGATGCCCATACATCGGTACAGCAGGGTTGACCCCTTGGCAATCAGCATTAGCACAAGCATAAAGTCCGCTTATTGCGCGCATAAAATAATGTGCCCTTAGGGATAGAACAGGATTGTTGCCTTGCGACATTTCACAAAGTTTATCCAGGAGTTGTAAAGCTGGCAACAATTTCTCCTTGTTATATGGAGTATCTGGACATAACCACTCCCACATTTGCTGAAGTGTCATGCCTGGAACCTTGTTAATTTTGTCGCGTAGCGATAGAACTTTGTCAACTGAAGGAAGATTGTTCTTTTTCAGTTCAGAAGAGAGTTCGTCCTTATCAAGTGGGCGAACCAAACGATTACCTCCAATCACCTTTATCTGTTCAACTGGTTGTCCAGTGACAGTTGATATAAAATCTGCAAGTGACTGTGCTCCTTCTTCACCTCCAATAGTTGCTGATGTACATGCAAACCTAACTTGTTCTGGTGTTCTATCAAATGCTTCTAATATTCGTTTTATCTGATATGCTAGTTCAACTGCTGCAGAACCAGAGTAACTATGAGCTTCATCGATAACAATCCAGCGAAGTTTACCTGCTGACTCTTTTATCATATCTTGGTCCTTTTGGCGCACAAGTATATATTCTAACATGCTAGGGTTAGTCAGAAGAATTTCGGGTCGTGTGCCTTGATGTTTTGGATCTCTGATATCATCACGAGTAACAATCTCATTCGGAAGTATTTCGTCACGCCCATCAGCACGATATTCAGGAGTATCACCATTATAGACAGCAAAATGCAAATTGGTTGCTTCACAATACTCTGAAAGACGTTTCTTTTGGTCTTCCATCAATGCATTCAGTGGGTAAAGGAAGATGGCTTCGATAGCATTTGTGTGGCCTTGTTCATACAAGTCACTCAAAACAGGATACATAAAACACTCAGTTTTACCAGAGCCTGTACCTGAAGTTACAACAATACTTTTGTTTTCTGCCAGTGTTTTCCAACTCTCTGCCTGATGCTTGAATGGGACAAATGGTCGAAACGTTTTCCCTGCTTCGATGGCCTTGTT of the Petrimonas mucosa genome contains:
- a CDS encoding DEAD/DEAH box helicase, with product MKFENIYKETEENMRLALLSLWAPGSHPMRSAIDELFDREPLLAEPVFQSTFGWEPSSDETWRSAINRDVWNKLEKIRENKAIEAGKTFRPFVPFKHQAESWKTLAENKSIVVTSGTGSGKTECFMYPVLSDLYEQGHTNAIEAIFLYPLNALMEDQKKRLSEYCEATNLHFAVYNGDTPEYRADGRDEILPNEIVTRDDIRDPKHQGTRPEILLTNPSMLEYILVRQKDQDMIKESAGKLRWIVIDEAHSYSGSAAVELAYQIKRILEAFDRTPEQVRFACTSATIGGEEGAQSLADFISTVTGQPVEQIKVIGGNRLVRPLDKDELSSELKKNNLPSVDKVLSLRDKINKVPGMTLQQMWEWLCPDTPYNKEKLLPALQLLDKLCEMSQGNNPVLSLRAHYFMRAISGLYACANADCQGVNPAVPMYGHLTTYKASVCPECGVPLLEIVQCKRCGGFVLMGCSDSQNHKIFPCEDGANRDDYFSIDLSPEQEEEDELVSAGRPDTFFLMPYEKEKFFNPVSKAHVGTMDIIHSANGTVLEVRSDNEGQWVEVRKDDGHSYCPSCGRLAQGKRLNLKHFRIPINFINQTVSPVFLRECAPEGRSWGKYIAFTDSRQGTAISAKTFNINVERNQSYENILERLAQIQAVNPLDAIPEPVRKLLTAEQIASIMATAPSSPDGVSLYDFSEEIYNQAMFDHLSNTDGAKNKKAYKAALVRGIIGRRPAYETNAETMGFIYLDYPSLKTAKVPSILADYADKNNIRIEDKDWQDYLKLAIDYVMRLNNHIQPLVDDEKKYVRDSNLSSPIAAADDTREKLKHWPSVKINEGGNVSEQQSRLVVLLCAGIGIHTLDQLQANVRVVDAVIQEAWNTLIEKKIFTKVKADDTEGYNNTRFYPDDKYVDCYFLDLSGKEGNNVCKIKRLQEGWICPVTYQILDTTFCGYSPLIVGTICEKLFAKYKCDGTKISLPSRPKDNDEVIEWEKNDNNIKNLKANGLWTDRHKYSYHKTPIYIAAEHSAQQSKKLLRDYTKAFSQKNPLVNVLHCSTTMEMGVDIGDIDVVLMDTVPPTAANYLQRVGRAGRMGQSKAIAFSLCNNTPVGQHAFANPMWALQTTQHMIKVRPSQTIIQRHINSFFFRQFICDNGSGIQATMSVDEFMTSTCDTFVQFLDDMRANQAEERKFKKVFGESTPYTINITKDSIQTIQKEYNDIIGELNDAFVQFKNDTRRQMAISNQIRKSKSEGLLNYLSEHQFIPNANMPTGVVTFDFTDRDQAVKLHRLYDKAENLQNKIAAESDSVEKFNLQNELNKVQKEIAELRRATTASRDIHTALNEYAPEQTVVVNEKNYVSAGIKLLGAYNEETQTRAIYHCTHCGHTEYRRNLDENRICPICQNPYHSIIDRDHDTYTLAYEPIGFCTDQNVDSSREEKTEKHFYDIRPVLLKTDWSQHKAINMVEIISSGETGNILFYNVGNGHGFAFCKRCGRASIEYSATSTKESIPYSVKPGHKRLWGDDCEANDGDIARHVVFTGNHPTCYTVLRFKKDAASSEYEMDEQLVFSLGVVLKRALAKSEGIDEGEIDFGIKQEINAWVLFIYDTAKGGCGYSLKLMNPVLCQEIFDIARKDLEETNCNCHVDGGACARCLVDRNNYRYSHLLSKAKVMDWLNRQKDKALDVPSSIKAVSPSAKVVYQSLKDIFKQANNDSEVKKLTLCVSDESDDYAISDWSSVRSEMGKLINNALVNGKKISLVVEYHPELHTSLSGKLPFINLKDKFPDCNVQLVKDMGVLKTSIIVETSNKTRRYFTNKEAVLSFSNNWGKNCSHVFVDSSLPTFVSQDEPTYTVSPSQIVREGITHATTFQIKNYFSTAIAPYVLKKDDIDILSDILRGKRVDISFSDMYVNSALASLMLVYLIDEMRNLFGFSIDNITLQLDSPKRKCVNERFNDWTPISMNFSSKEEADKYTDQLFLDIFGIDPEHSFNDADHHRWLRINTEDGALVEIRPDHGISGGYRSDSKYMNLDTLSGSVSVVRNNEDVLYYVIIKKSSSC